Proteins encoded by one window of Burkholderia plantarii:
- the gmk gene encoding guanylate kinase, with protein MTESNRDAHALHAGAYPGNLFMVVAPSGAGKSTLVNALLAKDDEIRLSISYTTRKPRPGEQDGEHYHFTSVEDFRTRHAAHEFLESAEVHGNYYGTSRVWIEEQMASGRDVLLEIDWQGAQQVKKQFRNAVGIFILPPSLAALEERLKKRGQDEPNVITRRLLAAGSEIAHASEAEYVVINEHFDTALAELQRIVAATRLRFASQYARHAELFIELGIHLPHAE; from the coding sequence ATGACCGAATCGAACCGAGACGCGCACGCGCTGCATGCCGGCGCGTATCCCGGCAACCTGTTCATGGTGGTGGCGCCGTCGGGCGCGGGCAAGTCGACGCTCGTGAACGCGCTGCTCGCCAAGGACGACGAGATCCGCCTGTCGATCTCGTACACGACGCGCAAGCCGCGTCCGGGCGAGCAGGACGGCGAACACTATCACTTCACGAGCGTCGAGGATTTCCGCACGCGCCACGCGGCGCATGAATTCCTCGAAAGCGCCGAGGTGCATGGCAACTACTACGGCACCTCGCGCGTCTGGATCGAGGAGCAGATGGCGAGCGGGCGCGACGTGCTGCTCGAGATCGACTGGCAGGGCGCGCAGCAGGTCAAGAAGCAGTTCCGCAACGCGGTCGGCATCTTCATCCTGCCTCCCTCGCTCGCGGCGCTCGAGGAGCGTCTGAAGAAACGCGGCCAGGACGAGCCGAACGTGATTACGCGGCGGCTGCTGGCGGCCGGCAGCGAGATCGCACACGCCTCCGAGGCCGAGTACGTGGTGATCAACGAACACTTCGACACGGCGCTCGCCGAGCTGCAGCGCATCGTGGCCGCCACGCGGCTGCGCTTCGCTTCGCAATACGCACGCCACGCCGAGCTTTTCATCGAGCTCGGCATCCATCTCCCGCACGCCGAGTGA
- a CDS encoding cold-shock protein, translating into MDTGIVKWFNDAKGFGFITSDNGGEDLFAHFSEIRMDGFKTLKENQRVSFDVKTGPKGKQAANIQAL; encoded by the coding sequence ATGGATACCGGTATCGTGAAATGGTTTAACGATGCTAAGGGCTTTGGCTTTATTACGTCGGACAACGGTGGCGAAGACCTGTTCGCGCACTTCTCGGAAATCCGCATGGACGGCTTCAAGACGCTGAAGGAAAATCAGCGCGTGTCGTTCGACGTGAAGACCGGGCCGAAAGGCAAGCAGGCGGCGAACATCCAGGCGCTGTAA
- the rpoZ gene encoding DNA-directed RNA polymerase subunit omega: MARITVEDCLKQIPNRFELALAATYRARQLAQGHTPKIESRDKPTVVALREIAAGQVGIEMLKKVPV; this comes from the coding sequence ATGGCTCGCATTACCGTCGAAGACTGCCTGAAGCAAATCCCGAATCGCTTCGAACTGGCGCTCGCCGCCACCTACCGCGCGCGGCAGCTCGCGCAAGGCCATACGCCGAAGATCGAAAGCCGCGACAAGCCCACCGTGGTTGCGCTGCGCGAGATCGCGGCGGGCCAGGTCGGCATCGAGATGCTGAAGAAAGTGCCGGTTTAA
- a CDS encoding chorismate mutase: protein MTLPIRPTLAFASLAAALLALPLPASADGDDTPLTNLVALASQRIALAEPVARWKWANHKPIEDKPREAQLLADVERRAVASGVDRDYAHAFFSDQIEASKIMQNALFAKWRATRAPDGTPPDLATTTRPQFDRLTQSMIGALTRVAPLRNAPDCQSRMARSIADWKSMTRYDSSQSPALDAALAHVCAGGGASAIG, encoded by the coding sequence ATGACTCTCCCGATCCGCCCGACCCTCGCGTTTGCGTCGCTCGCCGCCGCCCTGCTCGCCCTGCCGCTGCCGGCCTCGGCCGACGGCGACGACACCCCGCTCACCAACCTCGTCGCGCTCGCCTCGCAGCGCATCGCGCTGGCCGAGCCGGTGGCCCGCTGGAAGTGGGCCAATCACAAGCCGATCGAGGACAAGCCGCGCGAAGCGCAACTGCTCGCCGACGTCGAACGCCGCGCGGTGGCGAGCGGGGTCGATCGCGATTACGCGCATGCGTTTTTCTCGGACCAGATCGAGGCGAGCAAGATCATGCAGAACGCGCTGTTCGCGAAGTGGCGCGCCACGCGGGCCCCCGACGGCACGCCACCCGACCTCGCCACCACCACGCGCCCGCAGTTCGACCGGCTCACCCAGTCGATGATCGGCGCGCTCACGCGCGTCGCGCCGCTGCGCAACGCGCCCGACTGCCAGTCGCGCATGGCGCGCAGCATCGCCGATTGGAAGTCGATGACGCGCTACGACTCGAGCCAGTCGCCCGCGCTCGACGCAGCGCTCGCGCATGTCTGCGCCGGCGGCGGCGCCAGCGCGATCGGCTGA
- a CDS encoding porin, whose product MKKTLLVAALSGVFATAAHAQSSVTLYGLIDAGITYTNNQGGHSSWSETSGSINGSRWGLRGNEDLGGGLKAIFVLENGFGINNGTLKQNSREFGRQAYVGLGHNQFGSVTLGRQYDSVVDFLAPLSLTGTQYGGTQFAHPFDNDNLNNSFRINNSVKYTSVNYGGLKFGGLYGFSNSDQFSNNRAFSGGVSYSYLGFNIAAGYLQLDNNITGLTSATLSNTGGAVAGDNTFVGKRQRVFGGGLTYTFGPATAGFVFTQTRVNRALGIAASPSGVSTGLALDGTFARFNNYEVNARYALTPALSVAGSWTYTAGFLDGRHPGWNQFNLQTSYALSKRTDVYLQGEYQHVSNDGLAIGAYVNGLGGASSTNKQIAVTAGLRHRF is encoded by the coding sequence ATGAAAAAGACTCTACTCGTGGCCGCGCTCTCGGGCGTCTTCGCAACGGCCGCACACGCTCAGAGCAGCGTGACGCTGTACGGCCTGATCGACGCCGGCATCACTTATACGAACAACCAGGGCGGCCACAGTTCATGGTCGGAAACGAGCGGCTCGATCAACGGTAGCCGCTGGGGCCTGCGTGGCAATGAAGACCTGGGCGGCGGCCTGAAGGCGATCTTCGTGCTCGAAAACGGTTTCGGCATCAACAACGGCACGCTCAAGCAGAACAGCCGCGAATTCGGCCGCCAGGCTTACGTCGGCCTTGGCCACAACCAGTTCGGTTCGGTCACGCTCGGCCGCCAGTACGACAGCGTCGTCGACTTCCTGGCCCCGCTGTCGCTGACGGGCACGCAGTACGGCGGCACGCAGTTCGCCCACCCGTTCGACAACGACAACCTGAACAACTCGTTCCGGATCAACAACTCGGTCAAGTACACGAGCGTCAACTACGGCGGCCTGAAGTTCGGTGGCTTGTACGGCTTCTCGAACAGCGACCAGTTCTCGAACAACCGTGCGTTCAGCGGCGGCGTGTCGTACTCGTATCTCGGCTTCAACATCGCGGCCGGCTACCTGCAGCTCGACAACAACATCACCGGCCTCACGTCGGCGACGCTGTCGAACACGGGCGGCGCGGTGGCGGGCGACAACACGTTCGTCGGCAAGCGCCAGCGCGTGTTCGGCGGCGGTCTGACCTACACGTTCGGTCCGGCCACGGCGGGCTTCGTGTTCACGCAGACGCGCGTGAACCGCGCGCTCGGCATCGCGGCCAGCCCGTCGGGCGTGTCGACCGGCCTTGCGCTGGACGGCACCTTCGCGCGCTTCAACAACTACGAAGTCAACGCCCGCTACGCGCTGACGCCGGCCCTGTCGGTCGCCGGTTCCTGGACGTACACGGCCGGCTTCCTCGACGGCCGTCACCCGGGCTGGAACCAGTTCAACCTGCAGACCTCGTATGCACTGTCCAAGCGCACCGACGTCTACCTGCAGGGCGAATACCAGCACGTCAGCAACGACGGCCTGGCGATCGGTGCCTATGTGAACGGTCTCGGCGGCGCTTCGTCGACGAACAAGCAGATCGCCGTCACGGCCGGCCTGCGTCACCGCTTCTGA
- a CDS encoding YicC/YloC family endoribonuclease → MIYSMTGYASATRELVATSGNGTTSVSVELRTVNSRFLDLNFRMPDDVRVCEPALREMLMNKLSRGKVDVRINLQRSEQTAQAGALNGTALGQLAELERSVLDAFPGAGRLRAGEILRWPGVLAESGVSAEALRDAVLACGKEAIGELVVVRSREGAQLATMLLANATEMEAIVARITPLVPELITKHQQKIVERLQEALGIAAPEGAQTVVTREEAAERIRQEVTMYGIRIDIAEELSRLTAHLNETRHVIEKGGRVGKRLDFMMQELNREANTLGSKAAAKELADASMALKLLIEQMREQVQNLE, encoded by the coding sequence ATGATCTACAGCATGACGGGCTACGCGAGCGCGACGCGCGAACTCGTGGCCACTTCGGGCAATGGCACCACCAGCGTGTCGGTCGAACTGCGCACGGTGAATTCGCGCTTCCTGGACCTCAATTTCCGGATGCCGGACGACGTGCGTGTCTGCGAACCGGCGCTGCGCGAGATGTTGATGAACAAGCTCTCGCGCGGCAAGGTCGACGTGCGCATCAACCTGCAGCGCAGCGAGCAGACCGCCCAGGCGGGCGCGCTGAACGGCACCGCGCTCGGCCAGCTCGCCGAGCTCGAGCGCTCGGTGCTCGACGCGTTCCCCGGCGCGGGCCGGCTGCGCGCGGGTGAGATCCTGCGCTGGCCCGGCGTGCTCGCCGAGAGCGGCGTGTCGGCCGAGGCGCTGCGCGACGCGGTGCTGGCCTGTGGCAAGGAAGCGATCGGCGAACTCGTGGTGGTGCGCTCGCGCGAAGGCGCGCAACTGGCCACGATGCTGCTCGCGAACGCCACCGAGATGGAGGCGATCGTCGCGCGCATCACGCCGCTCGTGCCGGAGCTGATCACGAAACACCAGCAGAAGATCGTCGAACGCCTGCAGGAAGCGCTCGGCATCGCGGCGCCCGAGGGCGCGCAGACGGTGGTCACGCGCGAGGAAGCGGCGGAGCGGATCCGTCAGGAAGTGACGATGTACGGCATCCGCATCGACATCGCGGAAGAGCTGTCGCGGCTGACCGCGCATCTGAACGAGACGCGCCACGTGATCGAGAAGGGCGGGCGCGTGGGCAAGCGGCTCGACTTCATGATGCAGGAACTGAACCGCGAGGCGAACACGCTCGGCTCGAAGGCCGCGGCCAAGGAGCTGGCCGATGCGTCGATGGCGCTCAAGCTGCTGATCGAGCAGATGCGCGAGCAAGTGCAAAACCTGGAGTAA
- the rph gene encoding ribonuclease PH gives MTNPSLRPSGRQADQLREVRLTRQYTKHAEGSVLVEFGDTKVICTASVAERVPEFLRDRGQGWLTAEYGMLPRATHTRSDREAARGKQTGRTQEIQRLIGRALRAVVDLEQLGPRTIHIDCDVIQADGGTRTASITGAFVAVQDAIEKLVAAGKLERSPINDSVAAISVGVYQGTPLLDLDYAEDSRCDTDMNVVMTGAGGLVEVQGTAEGAPFTRAEMNALLDLAQKGIGELIALQKAAREA, from the coding sequence ATGACGAATCCCTCCCTGCGCCCGAGCGGCCGCCAAGCCGACCAGCTCCGCGAGGTGCGCCTGACCCGCCAATACACGAAGCATGCCGAAGGATCGGTGCTCGTCGAATTCGGCGACACCAAGGTGATCTGCACGGCCAGCGTGGCCGAGCGCGTGCCCGAGTTCCTGCGCGACCGCGGTCAGGGCTGGCTCACCGCCGAATACGGCATGCTGCCGCGCGCCACCCACACGCGCAGCGACCGCGAGGCCGCGCGCGGCAAGCAGACCGGCCGCACCCAGGAGATCCAGCGCCTGATCGGCCGCGCGCTGCGCGCCGTGGTCGATCTCGAACAGCTCGGCCCGCGCACCATCCATATCGACTGCGACGTGATCCAGGCCGACGGCGGCACGCGCACGGCCAGCATCACCGGCGCGTTCGTCGCCGTGCAGGACGCGATCGAGAAGCTCGTCGCCGCCGGCAAGCTCGAACGCTCGCCGATCAACGATTCGGTCGCCGCGATCTCGGTGGGCGTCTACCAAGGCACGCCGCTGCTCGATCTCGACTACGCCGAGGATTCGCGCTGCGACACCGACATGAACGTCGTGATGACGGGCGCGGGCGGCCTCGTCGAGGTGCAGGGCACGGCCGAGGGCGCGCCGTTCACGCGCGCCGAGATGAACGCGCTGCTCGACCTCGCGCAGAAGGGCATCGGCGAACTGATCGCGCTGCAGAAAGCGGCGCGGGAAGCGTGA
- the rdgB gene encoding RdgB/HAM1 family non-canonical purine NTP pyrophosphatase produces MSDHIDPARGGEPAPLTRIVLASNNAGKLREFAALFETVGIEIVPQGKLDVHEAEEPYLTFIENALTKARHASRATGLPAIADDSGLCVRALRGAPGVHSARYAQLAGLEKSDAANNAHLVAQLRGVDDRRAYYYCVLALVRHPDDPEPLFAEGRWQGEVIDTPRGANGFGYDPHFLLPTLDATVAELEPAAKNDISHRAIALRALLARLGEDA; encoded by the coding sequence ATGAGCGACCACATCGACCCGGCACGCGGCGGCGAACCCGCGCCGCTCACGCGCATCGTGCTTGCCTCGAACAACGCCGGCAAGCTGCGTGAATTCGCGGCGCTGTTCGAGACGGTCGGCATCGAGATCGTCCCGCAGGGCAAGCTCGACGTACACGAAGCCGAGGAGCCGTACCTGACCTTCATCGAGAACGCGCTGACCAAGGCGCGCCACGCCTCGCGCGCGACCGGCCTGCCCGCGATCGCCGACGATTCGGGCCTCTGCGTGCGTGCGCTGCGCGGCGCGCCCGGCGTGCATTCGGCGCGCTACGCGCAGCTCGCCGGGCTGGAAAAGAGCGACGCGGCCAACAATGCGCATCTGGTCGCGCAACTGCGGGGCGTAGACGACCGGCGCGCCTATTATTACTGCGTGCTCGCACTGGTTCGACATCCCGACGATCCCGAGCCGTTGTTCGCCGAAGGCCGCTGGCAGGGCGAGGTGATCGACACGCCGCGCGGCGCGAACGGCTTCGGCTACGATCCGCATTTCCTGCTGCCGACGCTGGACGCGACCGTCGCCGAACTCGAGCCGGCCGCGAAGAACGACATCAGCCATCGTGCGATCGCGCTGCGCGCGCTGCTCGCGCGCCTCGGAGAAGACGCGTGA
- a CDS encoding RelA/SpoT family protein, which produces MSNSPSSASAETGPAESTEATVTSPARQYIDAVLEQSFRHLFGPTATPEQPRKHGVVSIAKLTAALAEYLPPEEIKEVKAAFHFSDEAHLGQYRQSGEPYITHPVAVAEICAGWKLDAQAVMAALLHDVMEDQGVMKSELAERFGPKVAELVDGLSKLDKMEFRSREEAQAENFRKMLLAMARDVRVILVKLADRLHNMRTLGAVPMEKRRRVARETLDIYAPIAHRLGLNNTYRELQEMSFANFNPHRYATLEKAVKAARGNRREVVGKILEAAQRTVVDAKLDAEITGREKTIYSIYRKMRDKQLSFSQVLDVYGFRVVVEHPLECYTCIGALHALYKPVPGKFKDYIAIPKVNGYQSLHTTVVGPFGAPIEFQVRTRKMHEIAEAGVAAHWLYKNGGADLNDVQMRAHQWLKSLLDIQSEAGDSSEFLEHVKIDLFPDAVYVFTPKSKIMALPRGATALDFAYAVHSDLGNQCVAVKINNELLPLRTELKSGDIVEVITAPYSKPNPVWLGFVRTGKARSAIRHYLKTMRLNESVQLGERLVDQSLKGYGLALADVQPDVWEKLVQWTGNKSRQEIFADIGLGRRVPAVMAKRIEVLMSGRDADDDMPRADRPAHNAPPVAITGTEGMSVQLSACCRPIPGDSIMGYIGIGLGMAIHTTDCRVAQRIHRRDPGRWIDVAWAPQPGRLFDVTVKVLVKNTKGIFARVAADITSADANIVHIAMDEDLAHESTVLRFVIQVSDRVHLANVMRRVRTNPDVMRIMRERSSDDTAHTRHDGGMRIDRERQDY; this is translated from the coding sequence ATGAGCAACTCACCATCGTCCGCCTCCGCGGAAACCGGCCCGGCCGAAAGCACGGAAGCGACGGTCACCTCGCCGGCGCGGCAGTACATCGATGCGGTCCTCGAACAGTCGTTTCGCCATCTGTTCGGGCCGACCGCCACTCCGGAGCAACCTCGCAAGCACGGCGTCGTTTCGATCGCGAAACTGACGGCCGCGCTTGCCGAGTATCTGCCCCCGGAGGAGATCAAGGAGGTGAAGGCGGCGTTCCACTTCAGTGACGAAGCCCACCTCGGTCAATATCGCCAGAGCGGCGAACCCTACATTACCCATCCCGTCGCCGTCGCCGAAATCTGCGCCGGCTGGAAGCTCGACGCGCAGGCGGTGATGGCCGCGCTGCTGCACGACGTGATGGAAGACCAGGGCGTCATGAAGAGCGAGCTCGCCGAGCGCTTCGGTCCGAAGGTGGCCGAGCTCGTCGACGGGCTGTCCAAGCTCGACAAGATGGAGTTCCGCAGCCGCGAGGAAGCGCAGGCGGAAAACTTCCGCAAGATGCTGCTCGCGATGGCGCGCGACGTGCGCGTGATCCTCGTTAAGCTGGCCGACCGTCTGCACAACATGCGCACGCTCGGCGCGGTGCCGATGGAGAAGCGCCGCCGTGTGGCGCGCGAGACGCTCGACATCTACGCGCCGATCGCGCACCGGCTCGGCCTGAACAACACCTATCGCGAACTGCAGGAGATGAGCTTCGCGAACTTCAACCCGCATCGCTACGCAACGCTCGAGAAGGCCGTGAAGGCCGCGCGCGGCAACCGCCGCGAAGTGGTCGGCAAGATCCTCGAGGCCGCGCAGCGCACGGTGGTGGACGCGAAGCTCGACGCCGAGATCACCGGCCGCGAGAAGACCATCTACAGCATCTACCGCAAGATGCGCGACAAGCAATTGTCGTTCTCGCAGGTGCTCGACGTGTATGGCTTCCGCGTGGTGGTCGAGCATCCGCTCGAGTGCTACACCTGCATCGGTGCGCTGCATGCGCTCTACAAGCCCGTGCCGGGCAAGTTCAAGGACTACATCGCGATCCCGAAGGTGAACGGCTACCAGTCGCTGCACACCACCGTGGTCGGCCCGTTCGGCGCGCCGATCGAGTTCCAGGTCCGCACCCGCAAGATGCACGAGATCGCCGAGGCCGGCGTGGCCGCGCACTGGCTCTACAAGAACGGCGGCGCCGATCTCAACGACGTGCAGATGCGCGCGCACCAGTGGCTCAAGTCGCTGCTCGACATCCAGAGCGAGGCGGGCGACTCGAGCGAGTTCCTCGAACACGTCAAGATCGACCTGTTCCCGGACGCCGTCTACGTGTTTACGCCGAAGTCGAAGATCATGGCGCTGCCGCGCGGCGCGACGGCGCTCGACTTCGCCTACGCCGTGCATAGCGATCTCGGCAACCAGTGCGTGGCCGTGAAGATCAACAACGAGTTGCTGCCGCTGCGCACCGAGCTCAAGAGCGGCGACATCGTCGAGGTGATCACGGCACCGTACTCGAAGCCGAATCCGGTCTGGCTCGGCTTCGTGCGCACCGGCAAGGCGCGTTCGGCGATCCGCCACTATCTGAAGACGATGCGCCTGAATGAATCGGTGCAGTTGGGCGAGCGGCTCGTCGACCAGAGCCTCAAGGGCTACGGTCTCGCGCTGGCCGACGTGCAGCCCGACGTGTGGGAAAAGCTCGTGCAGTGGACCGGCAACAAGAGCCGTCAGGAGATCTTCGCGGACATCGGCCTCGGCCGGCGCGTGCCGGCGGTGATGGCCAAGCGCATCGAGGTGCTGATGAGCGGGCGGGACGCCGACGACGACATGCCGCGTGCCGACCGTCCGGCGCACAACGCGCCGCCCGTCGCGATCACCGGCACCGAGGGCATGTCGGTGCAGCTCTCGGCCTGCTGCCGGCCGATTCCGGGCGACAGCATCATGGGCTACATCGGCATCGGTCTGGGCATGGCGATCCATACGACGGATTGCCGGGTGGCGCAGCGCATCCACCGGCGCGATCCGGGCCGCTGGATCGACGTCGCCTGGGCGCCGCAGCCGGGCCGCCTGTTCGACGTGACGGTGAAGGTGCTGGTGAAGAACACCAAGGGCATCTTCGCGCGCGTCGCGGCCGACATCACCTCGGCCGACGCGAACATCGTCCACATCGCGATGGACGAGGATCTGGCGCACGAATCGACGGTGCTGCGCTTCGTGATCCAGGTGAGCGACCGCGTCCATCTCGCGAACGTGATGCGGCGCGTGCGGACCAACCCGGACGTGATGCGGATCATGCGCGAGCGTTCGAGCGACGACACGGCCCATACGCGCCACGACGGCGGGATGCGGATCGACCGCGAGCGGCAGGACTACTGA
- the hemW gene encoding radical SAM family heme chaperone HemW yields MSQAADTGQRIVATFASPGRIRLTSLPPLALYVHFPWCVRKCPYCDFNSHEWKGERFPEKEYLDALRADLEQALPFVWGRQVHTIFIGGGTPSLLSAGGLDRLLSDVRALLPLDADAEITLEANPGTFEAAKFAQFRASGVNRLSIGIQSFNEGHLKALGRIHDTAQARAAVEIAANTFDNFNLDLMFALPNQSLDECRADIETALAYAPPHLSLYHLTLEPNTTFAKFPPAVPDDDASADMQDWIHERTAEAGYGRYEVSAYAQPHRQCRHNLNYWRFGDYLGIGAGAHTKLSLPNRILRQARYKHPATFIEQAMAGTPVQEEREVGPRDLPFEFMLNTLRLVEGFPVASYAERTGLPFSTIESALVEAERRGLIQRDFERISPTPLGQRFLNDLQELFLRDDEA; encoded by the coding sequence GTGAGCCAGGCCGCCGACACCGGGCAACGGATCGTCGCGACGTTCGCGTCGCCGGGCAGGATCCGCCTCACCTCGCTGCCGCCGCTCGCGCTCTACGTCCATTTCCCGTGGTGCGTGCGCAAGTGCCCGTACTGCGATTTCAACTCGCATGAATGGAAGGGCGAGCGGTTTCCCGAGAAGGAATACCTCGACGCGCTGCGCGCCGACCTCGAACAGGCGCTGCCGTTCGTCTGGGGCCGTCAGGTGCATACCATCTTCATCGGCGGCGGCACGCCGAGCCTGCTGTCGGCGGGCGGGCTCGACCGGCTGCTGTCCGACGTGCGCGCGCTGCTGCCGCTCGACGCCGATGCCGAGATCACGCTCGAGGCCAACCCGGGCACGTTCGAGGCCGCCAAGTTCGCGCAGTTCCGCGCGAGCGGCGTGAACCGGCTGTCGATCGGCATCCAGAGCTTCAACGAAGGTCATCTGAAGGCGCTCGGCCGCATCCACGACACCGCGCAGGCGCGCGCGGCCGTCGAGATCGCCGCGAACACATTCGACAATTTCAATCTCGACCTGATGTTCGCGCTGCCGAACCAGAGCCTCGACGAATGCCGCGCCGACATCGAGACCGCGCTCGCCTACGCGCCGCCGCACCTGTCGCTCTATCACCTGACGCTCGAACCGAACACGACGTTCGCGAAGTTCCCGCCGGCGGTGCCCGACGACGACGCGTCGGCCGACATGCAGGACTGGATCCACGAGCGCACGGCCGAGGCCGGCTACGGGCGCTACGAGGTGTCGGCCTATGCGCAGCCGCACCGCCAGTGCAGGCACAACCTCAATTACTGGCGCTTCGGCGACTATCTCGGCATCGGCGCGGGCGCGCATACGAAGCTGTCGCTCCCGAACCGGATCCTGCGGCAGGCGCGCTACAAGCATCCGGCCACGTTCATCGAGCAGGCGATGGCCGGCACGCCGGTGCAGGAAGAGCGCGAGGTGGGGCCGCGCGATCTGCCGTTCGAATTCATGCTGAACACGCTGCGGCTGGTGGAGGGGTTCCCGGTGGCGAGCTATGCCGAGCGCACCGGGCTGCCGTTCTCGACGATCGAGTCGGCGCTGGTGGAAGCGGAACGGCGCGGGCTGATCCAGCGCGACTTCGAACGGATCTCGCCGACGCCGCTCGGCCAGCGCTTTCTCAACGATCTCCAGGAACTGTTCCTGCGCGACGACGAAGCGTGA
- the greB gene encoding transcription elongation factor GreB: protein MNKAFVKESDGDDDELDAALPPIPPGAKNYITPAGHKRLRDELLHLIDEERPEVVKLVSWAASNGDRSENGDYIYGKRRLREIDRRIRFLTKRLDLAEVVDASRQESADQVFFGATVDYATEDGDEHTITIVGVDEVDLDRGHVSWVSPIARALLKARIGDTVTLVTPGGPQPVDVLDVRYPAPAA, encoded by the coding sequence ATGAACAAGGCGTTTGTGAAGGAGTCGGACGGCGACGATGACGAGCTCGATGCGGCCTTGCCGCCGATTCCGCCCGGTGCGAAGAACTACATCACGCCGGCCGGTCACAAGCGGCTGCGCGACGAGCTGCTGCACCTGATCGACGAGGAGCGTCCCGAGGTGGTCAAGCTGGTGTCGTGGGCCGCCTCGAACGGCGACCGCTCCGAGAACGGCGATTACATCTACGGCAAGCGCAGGCTGCGCGAGATCGACCGGCGGATCCGCTTCCTGACCAAGCGGCTCGATCTGGCCGAGGTGGTCGACGCGAGCCGGCAGGAGAGTGCCGACCAGGTGTTCTTCGGCGCGACCGTCGATTACGCGACCGAGGACGGCGACGAGCACACCATCACGATCGTCGGCGTCGACGAGGTCGACCTGGATCGCGGCCACGTCAGCTGGGTCTCGCCGATCGCGCGCGCGCTGCTGAAGGCGCGCATCGGCGACACGGTCACGCTTGTGACGCCGGGCGGCCCGCAGCCCGTGGACGTGCTCGACGTCCGTTACCCGGCGCCCGCCGCGTAG
- a CDS encoding exonuclease domain-containing protein, with protein MSDSSSSLSSFFQASGGPLAFVDLETTGGSAAEHRITEIGVVEVGPDGVSTWNSLIDPHQPIPAFIQQLTGITDAMVRGAPSFASIAAELYARLDGRLFIAHNASFDRGFLRAEFERAGYAFNPDVLCTVRLSRALFPRESRHGLDALIARHALVPNARHRALADADLVWQFWRHLHDAIPAEQLVEQIAQTTRRYRLAGDLTEDDLERAPAGFGAYALFGEGDAPLYVGRSVRVRNRLRALLTGERRSARERRLAEQVRRLEWRETGGELGAMLAEANWIAELAPAFNRKAGDARRGTAGEPWPFDGPVAIVDGGAPATYHVVDRWRYLGTVAGIEAARALAAAAGSDGRFNATVFRILQTHLARGVPTIELALQAPVPVAPQ; from the coding sequence ATGTCTGATTCGTCTTCGTCGTTGTCTTCGTTTTTCCAGGCCTCCGGTGGCCCGCTCGCTTTCGTCGACCTCGAGACGACCGGCGGCTCCGCGGCCGAACACCGGATTACCGAGATCGGTGTCGTCGAGGTCGGTCCCGACGGCGTCTCGACCTGGAACTCGCTGATCGATCCCCACCAGCCGATCCCGGCCTTCATCCAGCAGCTGACCGGCATCACCGATGCGATGGTGCGCGGCGCGCCGAGCTTCGCCTCGATCGCGGCCGAGCTTTACGCGCGGCTCGACGGGCGGCTCTTCATCGCGCACAACGCGAGTTTCGACCGCGGCTTCCTGCGCGCCGAATTCGAGCGCGCCGGCTATGCCTTCAATCCCGACGTGCTCTGCACGGTGCGCCTGTCGCGCGCGCTTTTCCCGCGCGAATCGCGCCATGGGCTCGATGCGCTGATCGCACGCCACGCGTTGGTGCCGAACGCGCGTCACCGCGCGCTGGCCGACGCCGATCTCGTCTGGCAGTTCTGGCGACACCTGCACGACGCGATTCCGGCCGAGCAGCTTGTCGAGCAGATCGCGCAGACGACGCGCCGCTACCGGCTGGCGGGCGACCTGACCGAGGACGACCTCGAGCGCGCGCCAGCCGGCTTTGGCGCCTATGCGCTGTTCGGGGAGGGCGACGCGCCGCTCTACGTCGGGCGCAGCGTTCGGGTGCGCAACCGCCTGCGCGCGCTGCTCACGGGCGAGCGGCGCTCGGCGAGGGAGCGGCGGCTCGCGGAGCAGGTGCGGCGCCTGGAATGGCGCGAGACCGGCGGCGAACTCGGTGCGATGCTGGCCGAGGCGAACTGGATCGCCGAACTCGCCCCGGCCTTCAACCGCAAAGCCGGCGACGCGCGGCGCGGCACCGCCGGCGAGCCCTGGCCGTTCGACGGCCCGGTGGCGATCGTCGACGGCGGCGCACCGGCGACATATCACGTGGTCGATCGCTGGCGCTATCTGGGCACTGTCGCCGGCATCGAGGCCGCGCGTGCGCTGGCCGCCGCGGCCGGGAGCGACGGCCGGTTCAATGCCACCGTGTTCCGGATTCTGCAGACCCATCTCGCGCGCGGCGTGCCGACCATCGAGCTTGCATTGCAGGCCCCTGTGCCGGTGGCACCGCAGTAA